Below is a genomic region from Desulfobaccales bacterium.
GAAAAGGTGGTTCGACCGCCACGACAAGTGGCTGGACCCCTTCGACAAGGCGGACCAGATCCAGATGGCCCTCTTCATTCTCGAGAAATTCAAGGTCTTTTCCCTGGACAAACTCTGGTCTCTGGCCAGCCGGGCCAAAGGGGCGCTCATGAAGGACGACCTCCTGGCGGCGGCCCCCGAGGAGGCGGCTCTGAGGGACCCCCGCTTCCGCTTCGTGGTTTACGGCCATACCCATGACCCCCTGGTGGTCCCTCTCCGACGGCGCTTCCAGCAGGAGCAGCTCTATCTCAATACCGGCACCTGGCGGGCCCGCCACCAGAAAGCCATGCTGGACGCCAGCTTCGTCAGTTGGAAAAACCTCACCTACGTCATCTTCTTCCGGCCGGAGGAACGCCCCGGACGCCAGGCCCTCTTCGAGACCTGGACCGGCACCCTGAAGGAGGTTTGAAATAAGGGAATGGAATGCGACGACTCTCCGGAGTATCCGTGAAATGCCTTTCCCTAATAAGGGATTGGGGGAGGGGGTAAGGGGCCACCGCCCCTTAGCCCCCTCCCCAACCCCGATCTGCCTTGACTTGATGGGGAAACAGTTTAACTTGGAAGAAATTGGTTCCATAAAGGATGCGATCATGAGCACTCCCCGGCAGCCCAACCGTTTGGCCCAGGCCACCAGCCCGTATTTGCGGCAGCACATGTACAACCCGGTGGATTGGTACCCCTGGGGCGAGGAGGCCCTGGAGCGGGCCCGGCGGGAGGACAAGCCCATCTTTCTCTCCATCGGCTATTCCACCTGCCATTGGTGCCACGTCATGGCCCACGAATGCTTCGAGAACCCGGAGATCGCCGCCCTGATGAACGAGCATTTCATCAACATCAAGGTGGACCGGGAGGAGCGCCCGGATCTGGACGAGACCTATATGACCGCGGTGCAGCTCCTCACCGGCCGGGGCGGCTGGCCCATGAGCGTCTTCCTCACCCCGGACCTCAAGCCTTTCTATGCCGGCACCTATTTCCCGCCGGAGGACCGCCCGGGCCTGCCCGCTTTCCCTCGGCTTTTGCAGGCCCTGGCCAAGAGCTACCGGGAAAACCGCCAGGTGGTGGACAAGCTCACCACCGAGGTGACGGAGCGCCTGAAATTGGTGGCCACCCTCCCCGGGGAGACCCGGGAAGCGGAGGTGGGGGCGCTCACAGAGGCCGCCCATCGGCTCCTGCAGGAGTTTGACCCCGATTATGGCGGTTTCGGCGGGGCCCCCAAATTCCCCCGACCCCTGGAGCTGGGCTATCTCTTGACTTTTGCCCGGCTCTACGGTGATGAGGCCGCCCGGCAGGTGGTGTCCGTGAGCCTCACCCACATGGCCCGAGGCGGCCTCTATGACCAGGTGGGGGGCGGCTTCCACCGCTACTGCGTGGACCGGGAGTGGGTGGTGCCCCATTTCGAGAAGATGCTCTATGACAATGCCCTGCTTGCGCCTTTGTATCTGGCGGATTACCAACTGAGCGGCAGTCTCTTCTCCCGGCGCATCGCCCAGGAGACCCTGGAGTGGGTGCTCCGGGACTGCCTGGCCCCCGAAGGCGCCTTTTATGCCGCCTGGGACGCGGACAGCGAGGGGGTGGAGGGCAAGTTCTACGTCTTTTCCTGGGAGGAGTTCCGTCAGGCCATGGGCCCGGAGCTCCTGGATCTGGCCGCCACCGCCTTCGGGGTCACCCGGAAGGGGAATTTCGAGGGGAAAAATGTCCTCACCCGGCCCGTGAGCGACGCCGAGCTGGCGGAGGGCTTCGGGCTCACGGAAGAGGAGGTGGGCCGCCGCCTGGAGGAAGCCCGGGCCCGGCTGCTGGCCTTCCGGGAGGCCCGGGTGAAACCCCATCGGGACGAGAAGATCATCGCCGCCTGGAACGGCCTGATGATCAGCGCCCTGTGCGCCGGCGCCCAGGTTCTGGGCGAGCCGGCCTATGCTGGCCAGGCCCGGCGGGCGGCCCAGTTCCTCCTTACGGAGATGACCCGGGAAGGGCGTCTCTATCGCATTTATGCCGACGGCCGGCTGAGCGTTCCGGGGTTTCTGGATGATTACGCCGCCCTGCTCACGGCCCTTCTCGACCTCTACGAGACGGATTTCGACCCCGCCTGGCTCAGGGAGGCCATGGAGCTGGCGGCGCGGCTGGAAGCCCTCTTTCTCGACCCGGAAGACGGCGCCTACTTCTATGTGGGGGCCGATCAGGAGTCGGTCCTGGTGCGGAGCAAAAGCGCTTACGATCAGGCGGTGCCCGGGGGCAATTCCCTGGCGGCCTTAGGCTTGTGGCGTCTGTATCGTCTCACGGAGGAGGAGCGCTTCCTCAGCCGCTCTCAGGCCATCGTGCGGCGCTTTGTGGGAAATGCCCTGCAAAACCCCTGGGGCTTTGCGCATTTTCTCCTCACCCCCCTCCTCTCCCTGGCGCCGCCCCTGGATCTTACCCTGACAGGCCGGGGGAATGACCCCCGCACCCAGGCCCTGGTGAAGACGGTGCATGCCGCCTACCTCCCCGGCCGCCGGCTGGTGCTCAAGGACCCCCGCACGGCGGCGGAGCTCATGGCCTTGGTGCCCGCGGCCCGGTATTATGAAGAGCCCCTGGAAGGCCCGGCGGTGTACTTATGCCACCGTTACACCTGCCAGCCGCCCCTCACCGATCCCCAGGAGCTGGCGGCCCGCCTCAAGGAGCTCTTCCCCCTGCCGGAGGGCGGATGAGCCGGCAGGTCACCCCTCACGGAAGCCCTGAGCCGCCCCTGCCGGAGACCCCGGAGCGGCAGGCCATCCGGGCCCGGCTATTGCAGCACCTCACCTATCTCAGCGTCACCCTGGGGGAGCGCTCCATCTACCGGCCCAAAAACCTCCGGGCCGCCGAGGACTACGTCTTTCGTGCCTTTCAGGAGCTGGGCTATCCGGTCACCCGCCAGGTGTTCCTCTGCCAGAAGCAGGAGGTGGCCAACGTCATTGCCGGGATGGTGAAGCCTGCCGGCTACTACATCCTGGGGGCCCACTTCGACACCGTGGCCGGTTCCCCCGGGGCCGACGACAACGCCAGCGGCGTGGCGGTGATGCTGGAGGTGGCCCGCCTGGTGAAGGACATCCCCCTGCCCCGCCCTTGGGTCTTCATCGGCTTCACCACCGAGGAGCCGCCGGTCTTCGGCAGCCTGTACATGGGCTCCGACATCTATGCCCGCCGGGCCCGCCGGGAGGGCCACCGCATCCTGGGCATGCTCTGTCTGGAGAGCGTGGGCTATTTCCGCCCGGAGCCGGACACCCAGGTCATTCCGCTGCCCCTGAAATTTCTGGGCTACCCCACCACCGGCAACTTCCTGGGGCTCATCAGCGACCGGCGCTCCAAGGCCCTGATGGAGCGCCTCAAGGCGGCCCTCACCGCGGAGGGCACCCTGCCGGTGGAGACCCTGGCCGTGCCCCTGGGGGGGTATCTGGTGCCGGAGACCAGGCTGAGCGACCACGCCAATTTCTGGGACCAGGGCTACCCGGCGGTGATGCTCACCGACACCGCTTTCCTGCGCAACCCCAATTACCACACGGAGCGGGACCGCCTGGAGACCCTGAATCTCACTGCCATGGTGGAGCTCACCCTGGGCCTGGCCCGGTTTTTGCGGCAGGAGGCGGGCTGATCCTGGCCCTTGGGGAATCCGTGCTTTTCCGGTAAGCTAAGGGAAACAGAGACGGGCGTCTGCCGGGGCTATGGATGCCTAGGGAAGGTCACGACACCCCACGCCTTCCTGGCGGCGCATCGTGAGGAGTGAGATGACTCAAAGGAAATTTACCGGTAAGATCCGCACCGACCCCTGGGAGAGCCTGGCCGTGGGGCCGCCCGAAGTCATGGTGGCGTTGTGGGAGGAGTTTTTGCAGGAAAAGCTCCGGGCCGGCAAGAAGAGCGGCCGTTTCCGGGTGATCCGCCGGCGCATCGAAGACGCCGCCGGTTTTCCCCGGGCGGTGCAGGGGTGGCGGGAGATGCCGCCGGAAGAGCGGGGCCGGTTCTGGCGCGGGCTTATGGAGAGCTGCGCGCAGGTCCTGGAAGAGACCCGGGAGGTCTGCGTGCGCTGCGGCGAATGTTGCGAGAAGAGCAGCCCCACCCTGCTTTTGGAGGACCTGCCCCTTCTCAGGCAGGAAGTCCTGGGTTGGGAGGAGATCATCACCCTCCCCCGGGGGGAGCAGGGCCTCTCCCGGGAGGAAAAACCCACTTTCCTGGCGGAGGAACGCCTAAAGATCCGGGAGATCCCCGGCACCCGGCAGTGCTGGTTTTACCTGGCCGCCACCCGGAGCTGCCGCATCTACGAGCACCGGCCGGCCCAGTGCCGGCGCCAGCAGTGCTGGCAGGAGCCGCCGCCCCCCGCCTCCGAGGACTTCCTCAACCGCAGCCATCTCTTCGCGGGCGTGCCGGAGGTCTGGGAGCTCATCACCGCCCATGAGGAGCGCTGCCACCGGGAGAAGGTGCGCCGGGCGGTGGCAGCGCTGCAGCAGGGGGATGAGACGGCCGCCGAGAGCCTCTTTGAGGCCCTGCACTTCGACCATTACCTCCGGGAGATGCTGACCAGGGAATGGGGGCTTTCTCCAGCGGCCACGGAACTTCTCTTGGGCCGGCCCCTCACCACCTTCTTGAGCGGGCTCGGCATCCGGGCCACCCTGACCCCGGAGGGCGTCTTCCGCCTGGAGCCCAAAGAAAGCCGCTGTCAGGCAGACATCGTGCTCTGAGGCCGAGGCGGCTTAGGCCGCCCCTCAGGAGCGCAGAGCCGTAAGCAGTCGGTTCCAGAGGCGGTCCCGGCCCTCCCGGCTGAGGGCGGAAAACCACACCAGCTCCGCCGCCGTCACCCCGAAGGGGCTCAAGGCCTGGGCGATCTCCCGGGCGGCCTGGGCCCGTTCCCCGGCCTTGAGCTTGTCCGCCTTGGTGAGCACCGGGATGACGGTGCGGCCCCAGCCGGTGAGCCTCTCCCAGAGAAACATCTCCTCCGCCTCCGGCCGCCGCCGGGGATCCTGCAAAAAGACCACCGCTTTCAGGCTGCGCCGGGTCTGGAAGTACGTCAGGATCAGCTCCCCCCAGCGGGCCTGCTGCGCCCGGGAGACCTGGGCGTAGCCGTAGCCCGGCAGGTCCACGAAATACCAGGCGTCGTTCACCCGGTAAAAGTTGAGGGCCTGGGTGCAGCCCGGCCGCCGGCTCACCCTGACCAGCCCCTTGCGGCCCAGGAGGCAGTTGATGAGGGAGGACTTGCCCACATTGGAGCGCCCCAGGAAGGCCGCCTCCGGGAGCGACGGGCCGGGGAGCTGCTCCGGCCGATGCACGCTTAAGACAAACTCCGCCTGGGTGATCTTGGGAATGGCCATAAGGGCTTCCCCTCCCCTTTCCCTCCTTGACTCCTGCCGGGAAATGGCCGCCGGAAACCGGGAGCCGGCTCGCCGCCATCCCCTTTCTGCCGCTTGACGCCCCCGGATTTTCCAGGTAATGATAACCCATGCGGGACGAGCGGCGCAGCTACTACCGGGCCTTGAGCCTCTGGTTCCATTTCTGGCAGGTCTTTCTGGGGTTCTTCCTCTCCCTCGCCGCCATCTTCATGACCTATCTGGACCCCAGCCGGCGGCTGGCCCACCGCATCCCCCGGTTCTGGTCCATCTTTCTTCTGAAGACGGCCCGCTGTCCTATCACGGTGGAGGGCCTGGAGCATCTCAAACCCGGGGAGAATTACGTCTTTGTGGCCAATCACCGCAGCGCCTTTGACATCTATGCCGTGTTGGCCGCCATCCCCTTCCAGTTCCTCTTCGTCGCCAAGGCCTCCCTCTTCCAGATCCCCCTCTTCGGCCAGGCCCTGGCCCGCATGGGCTATGTGGCCATCGAACGGGGCCGCCGCCAGGAGGCCATCCGCAGCCTGAATGAGGCCACCGCCAAGGTGCAGGCTGGCGCCTCCATGCTCATCTTCCCCGAGGGCACCCGGGGGACCTCCCGGGAGCTTCTGCCCTTCAAGAAGGGCGTCTTCATCATGGCCCTCAGGGCAGGCAAGCCGGTGGTGCCCATGGTCATCAACGGCACCATGCGCATCCAGCCCCCGGGGAGCTTCTTCATCCGCCCCAACCCCATCCAGGTGATCTTCTGCCCGCCCATCGACCCCACCCGTTTCCGGCGCAAGGAAGAGCTCATGGAGGCGGTGCGCCAGGCCATCGCCGCCCGCTTCAACCCCGACTACCCCCATGCCCCCGGAAGCCTCGCCGACTGACTGGGTGGACCTGACGTTTTTGGGCGGGCTGGGGGAGATCGGCCTCAACTGCCTCACCCTGGAGACGGCGGATACCCTGGTGGTGGTGGACCTGGGGCTCATGTTCCCGGAAGACCCCCTCCTGGGCATCGACATCGTCATTCCCGATTTCAGCTATCTTCGGGAGCGCCGGGAGAAAATCGCCGGAGTCATCCTCACCCACGGCCACGAAGACCACATCGGCGCAGTGCCCTTTTTCCTCCGGGAATTCGCCGTGCCCCTCTATG
It encodes:
- a CDS encoding thioredoxin domain-containing protein, whose translation is MSTPRQPNRLAQATSPYLRQHMYNPVDWYPWGEEALERARREDKPIFLSIGYSTCHWCHVMAHECFENPEIAALMNEHFINIKVDREERPDLDETYMTAVQLLTGRGGWPMSVFLTPDLKPFYAGTYFPPEDRPGLPAFPRLLQALAKSYRENRQVVDKLTTEVTERLKLVATLPGETREAEVGALTEAAHRLLQEFDPDYGGFGGAPKFPRPLELGYLLTFARLYGDEAARQVVSVSLTHMARGGLYDQVGGGFHRYCVDREWVVPHFEKMLYDNALLAPLYLADYQLSGSLFSRRIAQETLEWVLRDCLAPEGAFYAAWDADSEGVEGKFYVFSWEEFRQAMGPELLDLAATAFGVTRKGNFEGKNVLTRPVSDAELAEGFGLTEEEVGRRLEEARARLLAFREARVKPHRDEKIIAAWNGLMISALCAGAQVLGEPAYAGQARRAAQFLLTEMTREGRLYRIYADGRLSVPGFLDDYAALLTALLDLYETDFDPAWLREAMELAARLEALFLDPEDGAYFYVGADQESVLVRSKSAYDQAVPGGNSLAALGLWRLYRLTEEERFLSRSQAIVRRFVGNALQNPWGFAHFLLTPLLSLAPPLDLTLTGRGNDPRTQALVKTVHAAYLPGRRLVLKDPRTAAELMALVPAARYYEEPLEGPAVYLCHRYTCQPPLTDPQELAARLKELFPLPEGG
- a CDS encoding M28 family peptidase, which produces MSRQVTPHGSPEPPLPETPERQAIRARLLQHLTYLSVTLGERSIYRPKNLRAAEDYVFRAFQELGYPVTRQVFLCQKQEVANVIAGMVKPAGYYILGAHFDTVAGSPGADDNASGVAVMLEVARLVKDIPLPRPWVFIGFTTEEPPVFGSLYMGSDIYARRARREGHRILGMLCLESVGYFRPEPDTQVIPLPLKFLGYPTTGNFLGLISDRRSKALMERLKAALTAEGTLPVETLAVPLGGYLVPETRLSDHANFWDQGYPAVMLTDTAFLRNPNYHTERDRLETLNLTAMVELTLGLARFLRQEAG
- a CDS encoding YkgJ family cysteine cluster protein; this encodes MTQRKFTGKIRTDPWESLAVGPPEVMVALWEEFLQEKLRAGKKSGRFRVIRRRIEDAAGFPRAVQGWREMPPEERGRFWRGLMESCAQVLEETREVCVRCGECCEKSSPTLLLEDLPLLRQEVLGWEEIITLPRGEQGLSREEKPTFLAEERLKIREIPGTRQCWFYLAATRSCRIYEHRPAQCRRQQCWQEPPPPASEDFLNRSHLFAGVPEVWELITAHEERCHREKVRRAVAALQQGDETAAESLFEALHFDHYLREMLTREWGLSPAATELLLGRPLTTFLSGLGIRATLTPEGVFRLEPKESRCQADIVL
- the yihA gene encoding ribosome biogenesis GTP-binding protein YihA/YsxC; this encodes MAIPKITQAEFVLSVHRPEQLPGPSLPEAAFLGRSNVGKSSLINCLLGRKGLVRVSRRPGCTQALNFYRVNDAWYFVDLPGYGYAQVSRAQQARWGELILTYFQTRRSLKAVVFLQDPRRRPEAEEMFLWERLTGWGRTVIPVLTKADKLKAGERAQAAREIAQALSPFGVTAAELVWFSALSREGRDRLWNRLLTALRS
- a CDS encoding lysophospholipid acyltransferase family protein, whose translation is MRDERRSYYRALSLWFHFWQVFLGFFLSLAAIFMTYLDPSRRLAHRIPRFWSIFLLKTARCPITVEGLEHLKPGENYVFVANHRSAFDIYAVLAAIPFQFLFVAKASLFQIPLFGQALARMGYVAIERGRRQEAIRSLNEATAKVQAGASMLIFPEGTRGTSRELLPFKKGVFIMALRAGKPVVPMVINGTMRIQPPGSFFIRPNPIQVIFCPPIDPTRFRRKEELMEAVRQAIAARFNPDYPHAPGSLAD